A window of the Cicer arietinum cultivar CDC Frontier isolate Library 1 chromosome 6, Cicar.CDCFrontier_v2.0, whole genome shotgun sequence genome harbors these coding sequences:
- the LOC101512968 gene encoding squamosa promoter-binding protein 1 isoform X1: protein MERSEEKWSLVDEEEEESGEEGIKKRVVKGSKGAGGSSNIATCCQVENCDADLSEAKQYHRRHKVCEYHAKAPAVHISGLQQRFCQQCSRFHELSEFDDSKRSCRRRLAEHNLRRRKNAND from the exons ATGGAGAGGTCAGAGGAAAAATGGAGTTTGGTggatgaggaagaagaggaAAGTGGAGAGGAGGGGATAAAGAAAAGGGTAGTGAAAGGGAGCAAAGGTGCTGGAGGTTCATCAAATATAGCAACTTGTTGTCAAGTGGAAAATTGTGATGCTGATCTGAGTGAAGCTAAGCAGTATCATAGGAGACATAAGGTTTGTGAGTATCATGCCAAAGCACCTGCCGTACACATTTCTGGGCTGCAACAAAGGTTTTGCCAGCAATGTAGCAG atTTCATGAGCTATCCGAATTTGATGACTCAAAAAGAAGTTGTAGGAGGCGTTTGGCCGAGCATAATTTGAGGCGTCGCAAAAATGCAAATGACTGA
- the LOC101512968 gene encoding squamosa promoter-binding protein 1 isoform X2 translates to MERSEEKWSLVDEEEEESGEEGIKKRVVKGSKGAGGSSNIATCCQVENCDADLSEAKQYHRRHKVCEYHAKAPAVHISGLQQRFCQQCSRLNLLAIKIEIFLLPKEEV, encoded by the exons ATGGAGAGGTCAGAGGAAAAATGGAGTTTGGTggatgaggaagaagaggaAAGTGGAGAGGAGGGGATAAAGAAAAGGGTAGTGAAAGGGAGCAAAGGTGCTGGAGGTTCATCAAATATAGCAACTTGTTGTCAAGTGGAAAATTGTGATGCTGATCTGAGTGAAGCTAAGCAGTATCATAGGAGACATAAGGTTTGTGAGTATCATGCCAAAGCACCTGCCGTACACATTTCTGGGCTGCAACAAAGGTTTTGCCAGCAATGTAGCAG GTTAAACTTGCTAGCTATCAAAATAGAAATATTCTTGTTGCCGAAAGAAgaggtttga
- the LOC101513295 gene encoding mitochondrial arginine transporter BAC1: protein MAEISTSGYKDYVAGLLAGVAAVATGHPFDTVKVKLQKHNTEPHLVQYRNGLHCTARILKTEGIKGLYRGATSSFVGMALEGSLFFGIYSQTKQYLQGGVQSGEPRPQVIIPSAAFSGAINSFVLGPTELIKCRMQIQGADCLLPMSSRYSSPLDCALKTLKTEGVKGIYRGSSTTLLRESIGNATFFSVYEYMRYHMHSHIKPASSNYSNLIEIGIGVVTGGISGVAFWLVVMPLDVAKTLIQTNPDKTCPRNPFTILSSIYKRTGLKGCYTGLGPTIGRAFPANAATIVTWELAMKMLGIRHD, encoded by the exons ATGGCCGAGATTTCAACTTCAGGTTACAAGGATTATGTTGCTGGCTTACTCGCTGGTGTTGCCGCTGTTGCCACTGGCCACCCCTTTGACACCGTTAAG GTGAAGCTGCAGAAGCACAACACAGAGCCACATCTAGTTCAGTACAGAAATGGATTACATTGCACTGCTAGGATATTAAAGACCGAAGGA ATCAAAGGACTTTATAGAGGAGCAACATCATCTTTTGTTGGGATGGCTTTGGAAGGATCCCTCTTTTTTGGCATTTATTCTCAAACAAAACAGTACCTTCAG GGAGGTGTGCAAAGTGGTGAGCCACGGCCTCAAGTGATAATACCATCCGCAGCTTTTAGTGGTGCTATAAACAGTTTTGTATTAGGTCCAACAGAGCTGATAAAG TGTAGGATGCAGATCCAAGGTGCCGACTGTTTACTTCCAATGTCAAGTAGATACAGTAGTCCCCTCGATTGTGCCCTTAAAACTCTAAAAACTGAAGGG GTGAAAGGAATTTATCGTGGAAGTAGTACGACATTGCTTAGAGAATCTATAGGGAATGCTACCTTTTTCAGTGTATATGAATATATGCGTTATCACATGCATTCACATATCAAACCTGCTTCATCCAATTACAGCAACCTGATTGAAATTGGAATTGGGGTTGTTACTGGTGGCATTAGTGGTGTGGCT TTTTGGTTGGTAGTTATGCCGCTTGACGTGGCAAAGACACTAATTCAGACAAATCCTGATAAAACCTGTCCGAGGAATCCTTTTACGATCTTGAGTTCT ATCTACAAGAGGACTGGTTTGAAAGGGTGCTATACAGGTTTGGGCCCCACAATAGGTCGAGCATTTCCGGCTAATGCAGCAACAATTGTCACCTGGGAGCTAGCAATGAAAATGCTTGGTATTAGGCATGACTAA